In Triticum urartu cultivar G1812 chromosome 6, Tu2.1, whole genome shotgun sequence, the following proteins share a genomic window:
- the LOC125512153 gene encoding uncharacterized protein LOC125512153 yields the protein MRRRAGGAGTPPLPDTLSLSLLLLLLLVATELGTAACICGVLKADAVATATAAAAARKRGGTVLHTGPAAAAACAGEAGGAAYDESKRMVPQGPNPLHN from the coding sequence ATGAGACGACGCGCCGGTGGCGCTGGCACTCCTCCATTGCCAGACACGCTCTCGTTGTCGCTTCTGCTGCTGCTCCTGCTGGTGGCGACCGAGCTGGGCACCGCGGCCTGCATCTGCGGAGTTCTCAAGGCGGACGCAGTAGCGACGGCGACGGCTGCAGCTGCAGCGCGGAAGCGCGGCGGCACGGTGCTTCATACAGGACCGGCGGCGGCCGCGGCGTGCGCCGGCGAGGCGGGAGGAGCGGCGTACGACGAGTCCAAGAGGATGGTACCCCAGGGCCCCAATCCGCTGCACAACTAG
- the LOC125512154 gene encoding elicitor-responsive protein 3-like encodes MVHGTLEVLLVGAKGLENTDFLCNMDPYALLKCRSQEQRSSIASGKGSNPEWNESFVFTVSDQATELVIKLMDSDSGTSDDFVGEATIPLEAVYTEGSFPPTVYNVVKGEHYCGEIKVGLTFTPEDGRQRGLPEDFGGWKQSH; translated from the exons ATGGTGCACGGAACGCTGGAGGTGCTGCTCGTCGGCGCCAAGGGCCTCGAGAACACCGATTTCCTGT GCAATATGGACCCGTACGCACTTCTCAAATGCCGCTCGCAGGAGCAGAGGAGCAGTATCGCGTCAG GCAAAGGTAGTAACCCTGAATGGAACGAAAGCTTTGTCTTCACCGTGTCAGACCAAGCTACGGAGCTGGTGATTAAGCTTATGGACAGCGACTCGGGCACATCGGACGACTTCGTTGGTGAAGCAAC GATTCCTTTGGAAGCAGTTTATACGGAAGGGAGCTTTCCACCAACAGTTTATAATGTTGTGAAAGGTGAACACTACTGCGGAGAAATCAAAGTTGGTCTCACATTCACTCCCGAG GATGGTCGCCAGCGCGGTCTCCCCGAAGACTTTGGTGGCTGGAAACAATCGCATTGA